A region from the Brassica napus cultivar Da-Ae chromosome C8, Da-Ae, whole genome shotgun sequence genome encodes:
- the BNAC08G36430D gene encoding protein SPEAR1 yields the protein MASNFFGKPNMRGSSPSSASPTSSSSSPATKRGKKNGSEKPKQPQRGLGVAQLEKIRLHGEMSCNNYNPSLYPQENVRMQGEYSSIPSSSPSFTYASPSSTPYGFYPDMMMGVHRDQYERATMSWNPSYGILESQHSLEPNITRHFLHEDPSSTRRSKSLGSGNQNSGSSDNQELDLELRLSI from the exons ATGGCAAGTAATTTCTTTGGTAAGCCAAACATGAGAGGATCTTCGCCGTCTTCAGCGTCTCCAACATCGTCTTCTTCATCTCCGGCGACCAAAAGAGGGAAGAAGAATGGTTCCGAGAAGCCAAAGCAGCCACAAAGAGGTCTCGGAGTAGCGCAACTTGAGAAAATTAGATTACACGGCGAGATGAGTTGCAACAATTATAATCCGTCTTTGTATCCTCAG GAGAATGTGAGGATGCAAGGAGAATATTCATCCAtaccatcatcatcaccatccttTACATATGCATCACCATCATCGACTCCTTATGGCTTCTATCCagatatgatg ATGGGTGTACATAGAGATCAGTACGAAAGAGCAACCATGAG TTGGAATCCAAGCTACGGCATCTTAGAGAGCCAACATTCTTTGGAACCAAACATCACCAGACATTTCTTACACGAG GATCCAAGTTCTACAAGGCGAAGTAAATCGTTGGGATCAGGAAACCAAAACTCGGGATCGAGTGACAATCAAGAGCTAGATTTGGAATTGAGATTGTCAATTTGA
- the LOC106363766 gene encoding uncharacterized protein LOC106363766: MAVKMDMSKAYDRAEWDFLALVMKRLGFHDKWINWIMQCITSVSYSYLINDSVYGAIKPHRGIRQGDPISPYLFILCGEVLSGLCWKAELEGSMREIQVARGSPRVNHLMFADDTMMFCNSSAKCCLSLLQILSDYEKKEGGVGKYLGLPEHFGRKKKDLFTSIVDRIRQRASNWSIRFLSRAGKLTMLKAVLTAIPTYAMSCFLLPLSLCSRIQSSLIRFWWYKALDKKNRYWVVWGKLTKSKKAGGLGLRDIQLFNQALLAKIAWRILSSPSCLLARVLTGKYCHNKIFLDAHVPAVCSHRWRSILHGRDLLHENLGKAIGNGQNIRIWKDSWISLNSPLKPYGPIHESALDLRVSDLLTDDLQ, from the exons ATGGCAGTCAAGATGGATATGTCTAAAGCCTATGATAGAGCAGAGTGGGACTTCCTAGCTCTAGTGATGAAACGATTAGGTTTTCATGACAAGTGGATTAACTGGATTATGCAGTGTATCACATCAGTGTCTTACTCCTATCTCATAAATGACTCAGTCTATGGAGCTATAAAACCTCACCGTGGCATTAGGCAAGGAGACCCGATCTCGCCATACTTGTTTATCCTTTGTGGGGAAGTCCTCTCAGGCTTGTGTTGGAAAGCAGAGCTGGAAGGGTCGATGAGAGAGATTCAAGTTGCTAGAGGCAGTCCCCGCGTTAACCATCTGATGTTTGCCGATGACACTATGATGTTTTGCAACTCATCTGCGAAATGCTGTCTCTCCCTGCTCCAAATCCTGAGTGATTATGAAAAA AAAGAGGGAGGAGTGGGGAAGTATCTAGGACTACCTGAgcattttggaagaaaaaagaaagacttATTTACCTCTATAGTGGATAGGATCCGACAAAGAGCCTCAAACTGGTCGATACGCTTCCTCTCGAGAGCAGGCAAGCTCACCATGCTCAAAGCTGTTCTTACAGCTATTCCAACTTACGCAATGTCATGCTTCCTGTTGCCTCTAAGCCTATGCAGCAGAATCCAATCCTCTCTAATTCGCTTCTGGTGGTACAAAGCCCTTGACAAGAAAAACAGGTATTGGGTAGTCTGGGGAAAACTCACAAAATCAAAAAAAGCAGGGGGACTTGGTTTGAGGGACATTCAACTCTTTAATCAGGCTTTATTGGCAAAGATTGCATGGAGAATATTATCATCACCAAGCTGTTTACTTGCTAGGGTGCTTACCGGTAAATATTGCCACAACAAAATCTTTCTTGATGCTCATGTACCAGCTGTCTGCTCTCACAGGTGGAGGAGCATTCTTCATGGCAGAGACCTACTCCATGAAAACCTAGGCAAAGCAATAGGCAACGGTCAAAATATAAGAATTTGGAAGGACTCATGGATTTCACTCAACTCCCCTCTAAAACCATATGGACCAATTCACGAGTCAGCACTTGATCTGAGAGTTTCTGACCTACTCACGGACGATCTCCAGTAG